The Chlorocebus sabaeus isolate Y175 chromosome 22, mChlSab1.0.hap1, whole genome shotgun sequence genome segment ACAGGAGCTTTCCAGAACTTTGGCCTGGTCTGCACCAGGTACCAACATCACAGCTGCTAAAATCACCAGAAGGAATTTAGAACCGCTGTACTACTGTCCTTTCATTCAATGGGAGGTCCAGGCTTCACCCCAAAGAGCAGTCCAACACGCTTCATTTATGCTTCTTCTCCTGTGTACTGGTGAACCAAGAGTCTAGGAGCTTCTTGCTGTAGTACAACTGCCAGGCATGCACTTGGACTGCCAACACCAACACCAGGTACATGACGGAAACAGCAGAAAAACCAAAGAGGAAACGGTAGGCCTTGCCATGGCGGTAGAGCTGCTGTGCAGCAGGGAACATCTCCATGCTGCCATAAATGAGTGGAGCGATGGAAAAGAGTCCCATGCTGATCATGGAGAGCACCAGGTAGCTAATGTTGTTGCggggaaaggagagaaggccCAAGAGAGAGGGCAAAATGCTCAGCAAATATGGGTATTCCCACTGATAGGGCATGGCCACCTGATCATGTGACAAGAGCCTCAGGTGTCCCACGCTCATCTTGGCAACCAGCAGCAGCCATATGACCAGATGTACGTAGATCAGCTTCTTGATTTCATACTTGAGGGTCACACTGTGGGGCAGAGCAGAGGGAGAAGTACCTTTCAAATTTTTCTTACCACCAACTATATGCCAGGCAACTGTACTGGACACTGGGATACAAATTTGAATAAAACAGCCTAGAAGCCTGGCACAAAgagcagaggaggaaaaaataattagaagatgAAGTGAAAAAGTTCTAGTAAATATATGTTCCCAGACATATGAGACCACAGGAAGGAGGAATCGACTCTGCCTGGCATGGAATGTCAGAGATGACTATCTAGAGGCAGGTGATATTTGAACTAGCCTCAGGATTGAGTGAAGATGGGCATCCCATGCAGGAGCATGCAGGCAAAAAGGC includes the following:
- the JAGN1 gene encoding protein jagunal homolog 1 → MASRAGPRAAGTDGSDFQHRERVAMHYQMSVTLKYEIKKLIYVHLVIWLLLVAKMSVGHLRLLSHDQVAMPYQWEYPYLLSILPSLLGLLSFPRNNISYLVLSMISMGLFSIAPLIYGSMEMFPAAQQLYRHGKAYRFLFGFSAVSVMYLVLVLAVQVHAWQLYYSKKLLDSWFTSTQEKKHK